The window AGGCCGCATGGGCGCGATCGCCGAAGTGTTCGGCGCCAGGCAGGCCGAGCTCACCCAGTCGCTCGGCCAGCGGCTCGACGCCATGACCGGCCGCCTCGGCCAGACCATGACCGAGCAGACCAAATCGACGCATGAGAGCCTCGCCAAGCTGCAGGAGCGGCTGGCGGTGATCGATACCGCGCAGGGCAATATCCAGTCGCTGGCCGGCCAAGTCGTGCAATTGCAGGCGATCCTGTCCAACAAGCAGACGCGCGGCGCCTTCGGCCAGTCGCGCATGGAGGCGATTATCGCCGACGGCCTGCCGCACGGCGCCTATGAGTTCCAGGCAAGCCTGTCGAACGGCAGCCGGCCGGATTGCCTGGTGCGGATGCCGAATGGCGCGCCTTCGCTTGCCATCGACGCCAAGTTCCCGCTGGAAGCCTGGAATGCCATCCGCGCCGCCGAAGGCGCCGACATGCAGAAGGCGGCCGCACAGGCTTTCCGGCGCGACATCGAGGTGCATGTCCGCGATATCGCGGAAAAATACCTGATCCGGGGCGAGACGCAGGACACCGCCTTCATGTTCGTGCCGTCGGAATCGGTGTTCGCCGAAATCCACGAGAATTTCGAGGCGGTGGTGCAGAAGGCGCATCGGGCGCGGGTCGTCATCGTCTCGCCGTCGCTGCTGATGCTGTCGATCCAGGTCATCCAGGCGATCCTGAAGGATGCGCGCATGCGCGAGCAGGCGCATCTGATCCAGGGCGAGGTCATCCGGCTGATGGAGGACGTGGCGCGCGTCGATGAGCGGGTGCGCCGGCTGCAGACGCATTTTACCCAGTCGGCCAAGGACATCGACGACATCCTCGTCTCGACGTCGAAGGTGACCAAGCGCGGCCAGAAAATCGAGGCGCTGGAATTCGCCGAAGGCGAGACCGAGCCGCCGCATGGTGCTCCGGCCAGGGCCGAGGCCGGCGTGCGGGTGGCGGACTCCAAGACAGGCCAGTTGCGACTGCGCGTCGTCGAAGGCGACGACTAAGCAAAGCAATTCCAGGAAAAGTGCATCGCGGTTTTCCGTCCGGAATTTAGACCGGTTTCCGCTTACTGGCCCTCGATGATCGTGGTGCCTTCGATTTCCGGCAGCCAGTGAAGCGCCGAGCGATGCCAGATCTGTTTTCTCGGAACCAGCTCTTCGCGCTGACTCGTCGTACCAACCCGGATGCCATAGATTTTCGGGCCGTCGCCGACCGATGTCGCATAAAGATGCGAGCCGCAGTCGGCGCAAAAGGCCTGGGCCCGCTTGGCGCCGCTCGATCCGGTCTTGATATAGATCTTGGGCGTGCCCTTGGTAATCCGGTAGTGATCTTCGGGCGCAGGGACCGTCACCCGAAAGGCCGTGCCGGTCAATTTCTGGCAATCGGTGCAGTGGCAGATCGAGGTCTTTTCAGGATCGACCTCAGCCTCATAGGTGATGGCGCCGCAATGGCAGCCGCCGTCGATCTTCATTAGCCTTTCCTCCTTGCGGGTTCGCTGCATTGAGCCTAGCCCTCTTCGGAAGCTTCGGCGATGGCCTTGCGCCGGCGCTCCCATGTGCCAGTGGTCTGCGGTTTGACGAACAGCCTGGTGATCTGCGGCACGTCTTTCTTCAGACGCGCCTCCAGCCGCTCGATGCAGGCCTCGATCTCGGGCACCGTCAAGTGGTCCTCGAACTCGATACTGAGGTCGGCGACGATTTCCTGCGGGCCGATGTGGACGCTCAATATGCCATTGGCGCGCTGCACCGCGGAGTCTTCCTGGGCGATGTCCAGCACCTTCTTTTGCACCTCCGGCCTGGCCGGCTCACCCAGCAACAGGCTTTTGCTTTCTCGCGCCAGGAAGATGGCGGTCGCGCCGAGAATCATCGCGATGCCGATCGAGCCGGCGCCGTCGAGCTCGGGCATGTCCATCAGTTCCGCCGCCAATATGCCGGCGAAGGCGACGATCAGGCCAAGAAGGGCGGCGCTGTCCTCGAACAGCACGGTAAAGACGCTCGGATCCTTGCTTCGGCGAATCGCCTCGAACCAACCCTGCTGGCCCTTCTGCTGGCGAAACTCCCGGAGTGCGATCAGCCAGGAACTGCCCTCGAACAGGAAGGACAGGCCGAGCACGATGTAGTTGACCCTGGCGTTGACCACCGGTTCGGGCGCCATGATGTGGATGACACCTTCGTAAAAGGAAATGCCGGCGCCGAGCGCGAAGACCAGCAGCGCGACAATAAAACTCCAGAAATAGAGCTCGCGCCCGTGGCCGAGCGGATGCGTCCGGTCAGCCGGGCGGGCGGCGCGATGCATGCCGTAGAGCAGCAGCGAGCCATTGCCGGTGTCGACCAGCGAATGCACACCTTCGGAAAGCATAGCCGAGCTGCCGGTGAAGAAGGCAGCGGCGAATTTCGTCAGCGCGATGGCGAGGTTACCGGCAAGCGCGGCGTAGATCACCCTTCTCGAGCCACTGTGCCCTGCCATTCGGTTCCGTCCTGTGCAACGCAACGAGCTTCGCCGCCAATCGGCCGAAGCTCCACCAGCATCCACAACGCGCCGACCGTCCGGGCGTTCAAAGGTGTTTGCCCATTGCAAGCCGGCTTATCGCGGGAAAACGGTTTACATCGGGCAAACCGCCTCCCCAAACAGGCTACACCCTCTTGCGGTCCGGCATTTCTCTTGTTTCACTTAGCCTGCCCACAAATCGGAGGAGCGAATCATGGCTAAAGGTGCGATGAAGGCGGGCAAGGAAGCCCGCAAGCCGAAGAAGGACGCGAAGAAACCAGCCGCGGCCCCGGCCCTCAAGGCGCCGCCGGTCAAGGCGATGAGGCTCAAGGAAAAATAAATCTCGATCCGATCCGTTTCGGCGCAGATCTGGACCGGCGGCATGGCCATGCTGCCGGTCGATTGTTTGATCGGGGGCGAGGCCGCCCATATTGGCGCAGCGAGCACAACCTCGCTTCCCGAAAAACCAGGCCGGGACGACCCGCCACTTCGAACATCGGACATCCGATGTGGAACGGAGCGTTTGCGATGTCGTGGATTTTTCTCTTTTTTGCCGGTCCGTTCGAGATCGGCTGGGCGATCGGCATCGTCGGATTGAGCTCGTCTGAGTCAAGACAAACGCATTCAGGGCCGCCACCGGCGACCCTGATCTTTTTCGAACGAAACCGCTGTCAGCGGGCGGAGAAGCCCGGCGGCGTCCTGCCGACGCGCGACTTGCGCGCCGCATAGCGTGCGTCGCGCTTGGCCTTGCGCTCGGCCTCGTCGGCAAGCAAACGGGCGATGCGCTCGTTCTCTTCGGCTTCGCGGATCTTCGCCTCGGCCTGCGCCGCCTCTTCCGCGGCGATACGTGCCGCCTCGGCCGCTGCTTCGCGCTCGGCCTTTTCGGCCGCTTCGCGCGCCAGCTTTTCCTGCTTCAGCCTGGCCTTTTCGGCCTCACGGATCGCGCGAGCCTCGAGGATCGCCTTGCGTTCGGCCTGGCGCGCCAGCACGGCAGGATCGTCTGCCGCCGGCTTTGCCTTGAAGCGCTCCAGGAGCGCCTTCTTTGCCTCGTTCGCGGCGTTGCGCCGCTCGAAAATGTCTTTTTCCCTGTAGATAGCCAAGTCCACTTCCCTGAAGTCAATTCGCGACGCTTACATACGCGCGAAAGCGGCGAGTTCAAGCGCCAAAACGGTATGCCAGCCATGAAAATCTGCGCTGTTGCCTGAGGGATACGTCACGACGACGCAATGCACTGTTCACAAACCGCACCTCTGGCGCCCTTCGGGGCGCATCGCTACGTCTATCGGCGACCCCAGATAACCCGAACAAACCCCGGAAAGCACAAGATGGAACTCGGTCTCTACACTTTCGCCGATGTCAGCCCGGAGCCCGGCCCCGATGCCATCGGCCCTCATCAGCGGCTGCGCAACCTGATCGAGGAGATCGAGCTGGCCGACCAGGTCGGCCTCGACGTGTTCGGCCTCGGCGAGCATCACCGCCCCGACTATGCGGCATCGGCGCCGGTGGTGGCGCTGGCGGCGGCGGCCGAGCGCACGAAACGCATCAAGCTCACCAGCGCGGTCACCGTGCTCTCCTCCGACGATCCGGTTCGCGTCTTTCAGCAATTTGCGACGCTCGACCTTCTGTCCGGCGGCCGCGCCGAGATCATGGCCGGGCGCGGCTCGTTCATCGAATCCTTCCCGCTGTTCGGCTACAACCTGGAGGACTATGACGAGCTCTTCGCCGAGAAGCTCGACCTGCTGCTCGCCATCCGCGACAAGGTCAAGGTGACGTGGCAAGGCGGGCTGCGCGCGCCAATCAACGACCGCGGCGTCTATCCGCGTCCGTACCAGGAGAAGCTGCCGATCTGGATCGCCATCGGCGGCACGCCACAGTCCGCCGCCCGCGCCGGCGCGCTCGGCCTGCCGCTGGCGCTTGCCATCATCGGCGGCGAACCGGCCCGCTTCGCACCGCTGTTCGAGATTTATCGCGAGGCGGCAAGACGCGCCGGCAGCGACCCGGCCGGGCTTGCCACCAGCATCAACGTGCATGGTTTCATCGCCGAGACGACCGACAAGGCGGCCGACGATTTTTACGGACCGCAGGCCGAAGTGATGAACCGCATCGGCCGCGAGCGTGGCTGGGGCCCGACATCGCGCGCGCATTTCGACCACGCGCGGGGTCCCGGTGGTGCCTTGTTCGTCGGCAATCCTGAAGCTGTGGCGGAGAAGATCGTCGCCCAGCACCGGATCTTCAACAACGACCGCTTCCTGCTGCAGATGGCGATCGGCACCATGCCGCACGCCAAGATCATGAAGGCGATCGAGCTCTACGGCACCAAGGTGGCGCCGGTCGTGCGCAAGGAAACGGCAAAACCGGCGCCAGCGGCGGCGCCAGCCGCCTGATCCGGTGAGGCTCGCATGAGCGGGCCAAGTGCCAAAGCATGTCTTTGTCCCGAACCGCTGCACACTTTCGGCAGACATGCTTTATGGCGCCGTTTGCTGGTTCGCGCGGGCCGTGTCCATCATCGAGGCATGATGGATCTCGGTCGCCTCGTCCGCCGGGAACAGGCACTCGATGCGCAGTTCCTGGGCGGCGACGGTCTGCGGGGTGCCGACCGTGGTGACCATCGAAAAGTAATTCAGGACGCGGTCCCGCCTGGTGAAACTCAGCGGGATGACCGGCATGAAGCCGATCGCCACGGGATTTTTCCACTCGCTTTCCACGTCCGGATAGGCGAGCAGCGCCGCCAGCAAATCCCTGGTCTTCTGGTCGACGACGCGGCCGATGGATTCGCGATAGACGCGCTCGAACAGGCTCCGCGCCACGTCCCGCCAATTGGCGACAAACGGGCGCATGCCTTCGGGATCGAACATCAGGTGCAGCATGTTGCGCGGCCCTTTGCGGGCGGCCATGTCGAAGAAACAGCCGAAGAAGAGCGGCGCCGCGCCGTTGGTCATCAGCACGTTCCAATAGCGGTCCATGACCATCGCGGGAAAGGGTTCATGCTGCCGCAACATGCGGGTCAAAGCATTGGTGACGCTCTTCATTTCCATGGAGTCCCATGCGCCCTCGGAAAACATCGGCGCGTAGCCTGCCGCCAAGAGCAATGTGTTGCGGTCGCGCAAAGGCACATCGAGCGCCCGGGCAATCGCCATCAAGGTCTCGCGGTTTGGAACGCTGCGGCCGCTCTCGATAAAACTGATCTGCTTTTGCGAAATGCCGGTATCGAGGGACAGATCGAGCTGACTTGAGCCGCGCAGATCGCGCCAGTGACGCAAGAGCGTGCCCAGGTCGGGTGTCATGCTCGTTGCGTCATTCGACGGTTTCATAGTGTCCTCGCCTCAACGATACATTGCGATGCGCCTCGCATGTGTTGGTCGACGGCGCATGGCACCAGTTCATGCGCCGTTGATCGGCTCAGGCCGCTATCGCAGTGGCCGCAGACCATGCCTGCGCCTGGAAGCGTTCCTCGACCGGGGTACCGGCCATGTTCGTTGTGGTGGCCGCCATCGTGGAAATGCCGACGCCGGTTACGACTTCCAGTATCTGCGCCTTCGAGTACCCGGCCGAGGTGAACCTGTCGATGTCCGCGTCGGTCACGTTTCCCTTGTTTTCGATCAATGCTTTCGTAAGCGCCGAGAGTGCCGCGTATTTCGGATGCTTCGGCAATTTGCCTTCACGGATCGCTTTGACCTCGCTCCCGGCAATGCCGTCTTCGAGGGCAAAAGTCGAATGGGCGGCGACGGTCCAGGGGCACTTGATCGTGACCGCGTTGGTGAGCAGCAGGACCTGCTTTTCTATCTCATCGAGACTGCCGCCGTGAAAACTGCCGAAGCTGGCGGCGAACCCGTTGAGCAGCACCGGATTGTTCGCCATCGTCGCCATGACGTTCGGAAGGAAGCCAAACTTCTCTTCCAACGCCTTCAGCGTCGGTTTGGATTTCTCCGGTGCCGATTCGGTTGTTTGAAGGGGAAACCTTTGCATTGTGAACGTCCTTTTCCAAAATCGGATGTGGTTGCGCGCACGATGTCCTCGCCGCGCCTGCTTTCTCGTTCTGAGGCCGTGAAAGCCTGTCCGTATTAGGCCCGCCGGGAGCACGGCTTCAATTACACGTCGTGTAATAGCGGCGATCAGGCAGGTGCCATCGAAAAGCCGGCTCATGGAACCTTGCCCGAAACTCGGCGTTTCCGGCAGTGGCCTGCCATGCACCATCGTTGGGTGGCAAGCCGGCAAGGGGAACCCGATGAAAGCCGAACAGATTGCTTCGGGTGCCAGCGCAGCCGAAACGCCCGATCAGCGCGCCGGCGCGCGCGCCGAGCTGCGGCTGATACGGTCGCTGCTGATCGGCATCTTCATCCTGATGACCATTGCCGCGCTTTACTTCGGCCGCGCCTTCTTCATGCCTGTCATCCTCGCCTTCCTGCTGGCGCTGACGCTGACGCCGATCGTGCGGTTCCTGCGCAAGCACGGCATACCCGACGCACTCTCCGCGACGCTGCTGGTGTTGCTGTCGGTCTTCTTCGTCGCCAGTGCCGGCTATCTCATCAGCGGTCCGGTCATCGATCTCATCAACAACACCTCGTCCATCGGCCAGCAGCTCGCCGAACGGCTGGCGCAATTCAGGCAACCGCTCGAAAGAACGATGGAGATAGCGCGCCAGCTCGAAGCGCTGACCGAGACTTCGCAGGAGCCCGGCGTGCAGAAGGTGGCGGTGGCGCCGTCGGGCATCCTGTCCATGGCCGCCAGCAACCTCCTGTCGGCGGGCACCAGCATCACCATCGTCTTCGTGCTGTCGCTGTTCCTGCTCGCCTCCGGCACCTTGTTCTATGAGAAGATCATCCAGTCCTTCGCCAGCCTCAACGAAAAGAAGCGAGCGCTGCGCGTCGTCTATGACGTCGAGCACGAGATTTCGCATTATCTGCTCACCGTCTCCATCATCAATACCGGGCTGGGCACGGTGATCGGGCTCGGCCTGTGGGGGCTCGGCATGCCCAACCCGCTGGTCTGGGGCGCCACCGCGGCGCTGCTCAACTTCCTGCCCTATGTCGGGGCGCTGATGACCATCATGCTGGTCGCCGTCATCGCGCTGATCAGTTTCGACTCGATCACCTACGCGCTTCTGGCGCCCGCCTTCGTGCTGATGTGCGACATCGTCGAAGGTCAGTTCGTGACGCCGACGGTGGTCGGTCGAAGGCTGGAGATCAATGCCGTGGCGGTCTTCATCGCCATCGCCTTCTGGTCATGGCTGTGGGGCTTCGTCGGGGCGCTGATGGCGGTGCCGCTGCTGGTCGTCATCAAGGTCTTCTGCGATCATTTCGATGGCCTCAGCCATGTCGGCAACTTCCTGGCGGCGCAGCAGACCTTCGTCGTCGATGATGAGGAAGACAGTCACAAACCGCCTGCCTGACCTGGAGCGTTTCACCGTTTCACGGAAACGGCGAATCGCTCTATCTTTTTTGTTTTACGCAATTCCGGACGGAAAACCGTTCCACACTTTTCCTGGAATTGCTCTAGCCAATCCGGAGTCCCAACCCGCTGTTTGCGGCATCGGCGACGAGTGCCTATATCGGACCGGTCGGCCGGACCGGCCTCAAGCCGCGGCAGAAGAACATCGTGGAGACCTGAGCAATGACGGCCCTTTCGGTTCTCGACCTGTCGCCGATCACCCAGGGCAGCAATGCCTCGCAGTCGCTGGCCAATTCGCTCGACCTTGCCCGCCATGCCGAGCGGCTGGGCTACAAGCGCTACTGGCTGGCCGAGCACCACAACATGCCCGGCATCGCCAGCGCGGCGACATCCGTCGTCATCGCCCATGTCGCGGGCGGCACCAGGACCATCCGCGTCGGCGCCGGCGGCATCATGCTGCCCAACCATGCGCCGCTGGTGATCGCCGAGCAGTTCGGCACGCTGGCAGCGCTGTTCCCCGGCCGTATCGACCTCGGCCTTGGCCGCGCGCCGGGCACCGACATGCTGACCGCGCGCGCATTGCGCCGCAATCTGGAGGCCAGCGATAATTTCCCGCAGGACGTCGTCGAGCTGATGGGCTATTTCCAGCCGGCCGAGGACGGCCAGCGCATCCGCGCCGTTCCCGGCGAAGGCCAGAAGGTGCCGATCTGGATCCTCGGCTCCAGCCTCTACGGCGCGCAGCTCGCCGCAATGCTCGGCCTGCCCTATGCCTTTGCCTCGCATTTCGCGCCAGCCGAGCTCGACCATGCGCTGGAGGTCTACCGCTCGCGCTTCCAGTCGTCCGGTGAGCTCGACAAACCGTATGTAATGCTCGGCCTCAATGTCATCGCCGCCCCCACCGACGCCGAGGCGCGACTATTGTTCACCTCGTTGCAGCAGGCCTTCGTCAACCTGCGGAGCGGCCGGCCCGGCCAGTTGCCGCCGCCGGTCGAAAACTATGACCGCGACCTCGATCCGATGGCCAGGACCATGCTCGCCCAGGCGCTGTCCTGCGCCGTCGTCGGGTCGCCGGAAACGGTGCGGCAAGGCATCGACGCCTTCGCGCGACGCACCGGCGCCGACGAATTGATGGTGACGGCGCAGATCTTCGACCATTCGGCGCGTGTGCGCTCGTTCGAGATTCTCGCCGGCGTCCACAAATCGCTGTCGCAGGCGGCCTGAGCGCACGCGGCGCTTTTGCCGGGGATGTCGGTCTGCTAAGGGCAGGCATCGCTTCTCAAGCACG is drawn from Mesorhizobium sp. B1-1-8 and contains these coding sequences:
- a CDS encoding DNA recombination protein RmuC; translation: MNDMTSIFSEPVARLGATTITLGQALAFGAILLLALFLALVVALWRAAKARAAAAAEAADRARDTEARMADILQSQAEMQGRMGAIAEVFGARQAELTQSLGQRLDAMTGRLGQTMTEQTKSTHESLAKLQERLAVIDTAQGNIQSLAGQVVQLQAILSNKQTRGAFGQSRMEAIIADGLPHGAYEFQASLSNGSRPDCLVRMPNGAPSLAIDAKFPLEAWNAIRAAEGADMQKAAAQAFRRDIEVHVRDIAEKYLIRGETQDTAFMFVPSESVFAEIHENFEAVVQKAHRARVVIVSPSLLMLSIQVIQAILKDARMREQAHLIQGEVIRLMEDVARVDERVRRLQTHFTQSAKDIDDILVSTSKVTKRGQKIEALEFAEGETEPPHGAPARAEAGVRVADSKTGQLRLRVVEGDD
- a CDS encoding GFA family protein — its product is MKIDGGCHCGAITYEAEVDPEKTSICHCTDCQKLTGTAFRVTVPAPEDHYRITKGTPKIYIKTGSSGAKRAQAFCADCGSHLYATSVGDGPKIYGIRVGTTSQREELVPRKQIWHRSALHWLPEIEGTTIIEGQ
- a CDS encoding cation diffusion facilitator family transporter yields the protein MAGHSGSRRVIYAALAGNLAIALTKFAAAFFTGSSAMLSEGVHSLVDTGNGSLLLYGMHRAARPADRTHPLGHGRELYFWSFIVALLVFALGAGISFYEGVIHIMAPEPVVNARVNYIVLGLSFLFEGSSWLIALREFRQQKGQQGWFEAIRRSKDPSVFTVLFEDSAALLGLIVAFAGILAAELMDMPELDGAGSIGIAMILGATAIFLARESKSLLLGEPARPEVQKKVLDIAQEDSAVQRANGILSVHIGPQEIVADLSIEFEDHLTVPEIEACIERLEARLKKDVPQITRLFVKPQTTGTWERRRKAIAEASEEG
- a CDS encoding DUF6481 family protein; amino-acid sequence: MAIYREKDIFERRNAANEAKKALLERFKAKPAADDPAVLARQAERKAILEARAIREAEKARLKQEKLAREAAEKAEREAAAEAARIAAEEAAQAEAKIREAEENERIARLLADEAERKAKRDARYAARKSRVGRTPPGFSAR
- a CDS encoding LLM class flavin-dependent oxidoreductase, with the translated sequence MELGLYTFADVSPEPGPDAIGPHQRLRNLIEEIELADQVGLDVFGLGEHHRPDYAASAPVVALAAAAERTKRIKLTSAVTVLSSDDPVRVFQQFATLDLLSGGRAEIMAGRGSFIESFPLFGYNLEDYDELFAEKLDLLLAIRDKVKVTWQGGLRAPINDRGVYPRPYQEKLPIWIAIGGTPQSAARAGALGLPLALAIIGGEPARFAPLFEIYREAARRAGSDPAGLATSINVHGFIAETTDKAADDFYGPQAEVMNRIGRERGWGPTSRAHFDHARGPGGALFVGNPEAVAEKIVAQHRIFNNDRFLLQMAIGTMPHAKIMKAIELYGTKVAPVVRKETAKPAPAAAPAA
- a CDS encoding helix-turn-helix domain-containing protein yields the protein MTPDLGTLLRHWRDLRGSSQLDLSLDTGISQKQISFIESGRSVPNRETLMAIARALDVPLRDRNTLLLAAGYAPMFSEGAWDSMEMKSVTNALTRMLRQHEPFPAMVMDRYWNVLMTNGAAPLFFGCFFDMAARKGPRNMLHLMFDPEGMRPFVANWRDVARSLFERVYRESIGRVVDQKTRDLLAALLAYPDVESEWKNPVAIGFMPVIPLSFTRRDRVLNYFSMVTTVGTPQTVAAQELRIECLFPADEATEIHHASMMDTARANQQTAP
- a CDS encoding carboxymuconolactone decarboxylase family protein gives rise to the protein MQRFPLQTTESAPEKSKPTLKALEEKFGFLPNVMATMANNPVLLNGFAASFGSFHGGSLDEIEKQVLLLTNAVTIKCPWTVAAHSTFALEDGIAGSEVKAIREGKLPKHPKYAALSALTKALIENKGNVTDADIDRFTSAGYSKAQILEVVTGVGISTMAATTTNMAGTPVEERFQAQAWSAATAIAA
- a CDS encoding AI-2E family transporter, which translates into the protein MKAEQIASGASAAETPDQRAGARAELRLIRSLLIGIFILMTIAALYFGRAFFMPVILAFLLALTLTPIVRFLRKHGIPDALSATLLVLLSVFFVASAGYLISGPVIDLINNTSSIGQQLAERLAQFRQPLERTMEIARQLEALTETSQEPGVQKVAVAPSGILSMAASNLLSAGTSITIVFVLSLFLLASGTLFYEKIIQSFASLNEKKRALRVVYDVEHEISHYLLTVSIINTGLGTVIGLGLWGLGMPNPLVWGATAALLNFLPYVGALMTIMLVAVIALISFDSITYALLAPAFVLMCDIVEGQFVTPTVVGRRLEINAVAVFIAIAFWSWLWGFVGALMAVPLLVVIKVFCDHFDGLSHVGNFLAAQQTFVVDDEEDSHKPPA
- a CDS encoding LLM class flavin-dependent oxidoreductase; the protein is MTALSVLDLSPITQGSNASQSLANSLDLARHAERLGYKRYWLAEHHNMPGIASAATSVVIAHVAGGTRTIRVGAGGIMLPNHAPLVIAEQFGTLAALFPGRIDLGLGRAPGTDMLTARALRRNLEASDNFPQDVVELMGYFQPAEDGQRIRAVPGEGQKVPIWILGSSLYGAQLAAMLGLPYAFASHFAPAELDHALEVYRSRFQSSGELDKPYVMLGLNVIAAPTDAEARLLFTSLQQAFVNLRSGRPGQLPPPVENYDRDLDPMARTMLAQALSCAVVGSPETVRQGIDAFARRTGADELMVTAQIFDHSARVRSFEILAGVHKSLSQAA